The window CGCGCTGACCGGGGTGTGAACGCCCGCGCGGGCGTTCACCTCCAGGCCGACGTTGGCCGAGGGACCGTTCGGCATGAGCATGGGGACGGTGTGCGGGGAGACCCGGCGCACACCCTTTTCCTTCAGTACGTCGTACTGGTCGAGCAGGGTCGTCACGCCACCGATTCCGGAGGCGATCACGGTACCCAGGCGCTCGGGCGCGATGGACTCGTCCTCGCCGGCCGGTGCGGTGTAACCCGCGTCGGCCCAGGCCTCACGGGCCGCGATGACGGCGAACTGCGCCGAGCGGTCCAACTTGCGGGCCAGCGGACGGGGCAGTACCTCGCTCGGGTCCACGGCGGCCTGCGCGGCGATACGGACCGGCAGTTCGGCGAAACGCTCGCCCTCCAAGGGCGATACGCCGGAACGGCCGGCAAGCAGACCTTCCCAGGTCGAAGCGCTGTCGCCACCCAGCGGAGTGGTTGCGCCGATACCGGTGACGACCACGGTGCGATTGGTCGGGCTCACAGGAATTCTTTCTCCACGTCTCAGGGGGTGCTGAATTGTCACGGCGCCACCGCCAGGTGGCGACAAACGCTCGTCAGGCTCAGGCCTGGTGCTTCAGGATGTAGTCGGCGGCGTCGCCGACCGTCTTGAGGTTCTTGACGTCCTCGTCCGGGATCTTGACCTCGAAGCGCTCTTCGGCGGCGACGACGACCTCGACCATGGACAGCGAGTCGACGTCCAGGTCGTCGGTGAAGGACTTGTCGAGCTGGACGTCCTCCTGCGGGATGCCGGCGATCTCGTTGACGATCTCCGCGAGACCTTCGAGGATCTCTTCCTGCGTGGCGGCCATGTGGCGCTCCTTCTTTAGCTACTGGATGTTCAGGGTGGGAAAGCGATCCCGACCCTAGGGGAGGGTAACGACCGTCGCGGCGTAGACGAGTCCCGCCCCGAAGCCGATGACGAGCGCCGTGTCGCCGCTCTTCGCCGCACCGGTCGCCAGGAGCCGCTCCATTGCGAGCGGAATCGAGGCGGCCGAGGTGTTGCCGGTGGTCTCGACGTCACGGGCGACCGTGACGTGCTCCGGCAGCTTCAGAGTCTTCACCATCGAGTCGATGATCCGCATGTTTGCCTGGTGCGGAATGAAGACGTCCAGGTCGTCCGCGGTGATCCCGGCCGCGTCGAGCGCCTGCTGGGCCACCTTGGCCATCTCGAAGACGGCCCAGCGGAAGACCGCCTGACCCTCCTGCGTGATGGCCGGGAACTTCTCCCCGCCGCCCTTGCCGAGGTACTCGTCCCACGGCACGGTCTGCTTGATCGTCTCGGACTTGTCGCCCTCCGAACCCCACACCGTGGGGCCGATGGCCGGCTCGTCCGAAGGGCCGACGACCACGGCGCCGGCGCCGTCGCCGAACAGGAAGGCCGTCGCGCGGTCCTCCAGGTCGGTGAGGTCCGACAGCCGCTCGACACCGATGACGAGGACGTACTGCGCCGACCCCTCCACCACCAGGCCCTTGGCCAGGGTCAGGCCGTAACCGAACCCGGCACAACCCGCGGAGATGTCGAAAGCGGCGGGCTTGATCGCCCCGATCCGGTGCGCGATCTCGGTCGCGACGGCCGGGGTCTGCTTGAAGTGCGACACCGTGGAAACGATCACGGCGCCGATCTGCTCGGGGGAGACCCCGGCAGCGGCCAGCGCCTTGCCGGAGGCCTCCACCGACATCGCGGCGACGGTCTCCTGGGGCGAGGCCCAGTGCCGGGTGGCGATGCCGGAACGCGAACGGATCCACTCGTCGGACGAGTCGATCGTCTCCAGGATGACCTCGTTGGGCACCACGCGGACCGGGCGGTAGCCGCCCACCCCGAGGATGCGGGCGTACGGGGAGCCCTTGGCCGGCTTGATCTTCGACATGCTGTGTGGGCTCCTTCTCTCAGACCGCGTGCTCGGCGAGGAGCGCGGCGGCCTTGTCGAGATCGTCCGGCGTCTTCAGGGCGACGGCCGGCACGCCCTTGAGCGCACGCTTGGCCAGACCCTGGAGGGTGCCGCCCGGGCAGAGCTCGACGATCCCGGTGACGCCCAGTTCGGCGAACGTCTCCATGCACAGGTCCCAACGGACCGGGTTGGCCACCTGGCCGACCAGGCGGGCGACGACGTCGGCGCCCGTGGTCACGACCCGACCGTCCTTGTTCGACACGTACTTCAGCGCCGGGTCCGCCGGGGCGAGGGCCTCGGCGGCCTTCTCCAGCGTGGCGACCGCGGGCGCCATGTGGTGGGTGTGGAACGCGCCCGCGACCTTGAGGGCGACGACCTTCATGGAGCCTTCGGGCTTGTCGGCCACGAGGGCGGCGATCTGCTCCGCGGTGCCGGCGGCCACGATCTGGCCCGCACCGTTGATGTTCGCCGGGGTCAGCCCCAGCTTCTCCAGGTGCGCGACGACCACGTCACGGTCGCCGCCCAGCACCGCGGCCATGCCGGTCTCGGTGACGGCGGCGGCCTCGGCCATGCCGAGCCCCCGGGTGCGTACGAACGACAGGGCGTCGTCCTCGCTCAGTACACCGGCGTACGCGGCCGCCGTGATCTCACCGACGCTGTGACCCGCGACCGCGCCGAAGGCGGTCGTGGTGCCGAGCGCGGAGGCGGACAGCAGACCCGCGGCGACCAGCAGCGGCTGGGCCACCGCCGTGTCGCGGATCTCGTCCGCGTCGGCCTTCGTGCCGTAGTGGGCAAGGTCGAGCCCGATGGCGTCGGACCACCCCGCGACGCGCTCGGCGGCGCCGGGGAGTTCGAGCCAGGGAGTCAGGAAGCCGGGCGTCTGAGCGCCTTGGCCTGGAGCGACGAGTACGAGCACCCTCACACTCTCTCTTGTATGTGGCCCGCGCCGCCCGTGGGGACAGGGACGAAGAACCGACGGGGTAATTGTTGATGTCCGACAAAAGTCTAGGACTGGGGATCGCCGTCGGCCAGGCGCCCCAGGATCAAGGCGATCCGCAACGTGAACGCCGAACGGACATCGGAGGGTGACCAGCCGGTGACGTCGGTCACACGTCGGAGCCGGTAGCGCACCGTGTTCGGGTGGACGAACAGCATCCGCGCGGCCCCTTCCAGACTGCTCGCCTGCTCCAGGTAGACGCTCAGCGTCTCCAGGAGCGCCGAACCCGCCTCCTCCAGTGGTCTGTAGATCTCCTCCACCAACTGCTCCCTCGCCGAGGGATCGGAGGCGATCGCGCGCTCGGGCAGGAGATCATCCGCCAGAACGGGGCGCGGCGCGTCCTGCCACGCCGTACAGGCCTTCAGTCCGGCCGCGGCGGCCTGCGCCGACTTCGTCGCGTTCAGCAGGTCCGGGACCACCGGACCCGCCACCACGGGACCCGCCGCGAACGGCCCGATCAGGGACTTCGCCACCTGCATCGGGTTGTCGCTGCCGCCCGCGATGACCACCAGCCGGTCGCCCAGCACCCCGGTGAGGACCTGGAGCTTGTGGTGCCGGGCCGCCCGCCGGATCGCCTCGACCGTCAGTTCGCTGTCCCCGTCCGGGGCGGTGCCCAGGACGACGCACACGTGCTCCGGCGAGTTCCAGCCCAGCGCCGCGGCCCGGGACAGGGCGCCCTCGTCGGCCTCGCCCGACAGCACCGCGTTGACGACCAGGGACTCCAGCCGGGCGTCCCACGCCCCGCGCGCCTCGGCCGCCTGGGCGTACACCTGGGCCGTCGCGAAGGCGATCTCCCGGGCGTACACCAGCAGCGCCTCCCGCAGGATCGACTCGTCGCCGGGGGCCGCGACCTCGTCGATCGCGGTCTCCATCACCTCGATCGTCGTACGGACCATCTCCACGGTCTGCCGCAGCGTGATCGCCCGGGTCAGCTCGCGCGGAGCCGTCCCGAACACGTCGGTCGAGATCGCCTGCGGGGTCTCCGGGTGCCGGAACCACTCCGTGAACGCGGCGATGCCGGCCTGGGCGACCAGGCCGATCCAGGACCGGTTCTCCGGCGGCATCGCCCGGTACCACG of the Streptomyces sp. NBC_01426 genome contains:
- a CDS encoding acyl carrier protein, which codes for MAATQEEILEGLAEIVNEIAGIPQEDVQLDKSFTDDLDVDSLSMVEVVVAAEERFEVKIPDEDVKNLKTVGDAADYILKHQA
- a CDS encoding ketoacyl-ACP synthase III gives rise to the protein MSKIKPAKGSPYARILGVGGYRPVRVVPNEVILETIDSSDEWIRSRSGIATRHWASPQETVAAMSVEASGKALAAAGVSPEQIGAVIVSTVSHFKQTPAVATEIAHRIGAIKPAAFDISAGCAGFGYGLTLAKGLVVEGSAQYVLVIGVERLSDLTDLEDRATAFLFGDGAGAVVVGPSDEPAIGPTVWGSEGDKSETIKQTVPWDEYLGKGGGEKFPAITQEGQAVFRWAVFEMAKVAQQALDAAGITADDLDVFIPHQANMRIIDSMVKTLKLPEHVTVARDVETTGNTSAASIPLAMERLLATGAAKSGDTALVIGFGAGLVYAATVVTLP
- a CDS encoding ACP S-malonyltransferase, with protein sequence MLVLVAPGQGAQTPGFLTPWLELPGAAERVAGWSDAIGLDLAHYGTKADADEIRDTAVAQPLLVAAGLLSASALGTTTAFGAVAGHSVGEITAAAYAGVLSEDDALSFVRTRGLGMAEAAAVTETGMAAVLGGDRDVVVAHLEKLGLTPANINGAGQIVAAGTAEQIAALVADKPEGSMKVVALKVAGAFHTHHMAPAVATLEKAAEALAPADPALKYVSNKDGRVVTTGADVVARLVGQVANPVRWDLCMETFAELGVTGIVELCPGGTLQGLAKRALKGVPAVALKTPDDLDKAAALLAEHAV
- the fasR gene encoding fatty acid biosynthesis transcriptional regulator FasR, producing MHPAHPHTATLRRLEKSSGRLAANAIARMDETLPWYRAMPPENRSWIGLVAQAGIAAFTEWFRHPETPQAISTDVFGTAPRELTRAITLRQTVEMVRTTIEVMETAIDEVAAPGDESILREALLVYAREIAFATAQVYAQAAEARGAWDARLESLVVNAVLSGEADEGALSRAAALGWNSPEHVCVVLGTAPDGDSELTVEAIRRAARHHKLQVLTGVLGDRLVVIAGGSDNPMQVAKSLIGPFAAGPVVAGPVVPDLLNATKSAQAAAAGLKACTAWQDAPRPVLADDLLPERAIASDPSAREQLVEEIYRPLEEAGSALLETLSVYLEQASSLEGAARMLFVHPNTVRYRLRRVTDVTGWSPSDVRSAFTLRIALILGRLADGDPQS